The Suncus etruscus isolate mSunEtr1 chromosome 14, mSunEtr1.pri.cur, whole genome shotgun sequence genome contains a region encoding:
- the DHX38 gene encoding pre-mRNA-splicing factor ATP-dependent RNA helicase PRP16 — MEDSSEDTSIHRLEGTDLDSQVGGLICKTKSAANEQHVFKAPAPRPSLLGLDLLASLKRREREEKEEAEDKKKSRVSSYKDWEESKDDQKDMEEDGSEQSGRSGRTDRHYRLARVETPSHPGGVSEEFWERSRQRERERREHGVYASSKEEKERKKARSRDRDGERKRDRDERDRSRHSSRSEREGGSERSSRRSEPESPRHRPKDASTPSRSTWEEEESGYSSSRRSQWESPSPAPSYRDSERGHRPSSRDRSVRSKYSDDTPLPTPSYKYNEWADDRRHLGSTPRLSRGRGRREDGEDGISFDTEEERQQWEDDQRQADRDWYMMDEGYDEFHNPLAYSSEDYVRRREQHLHKQKQKRISAQRRQINEDNERWETNRMLTSGVVHRLEVDEDFEEDSAAKVHLMVHNLVPPFLDGRIVFTKQPEPVIPVKDATSDLAIIARKGSQTVRKHREQKERKKAQHKHWELAGTKLGDLMGVKKEEEPDKALTEDGKVDYKTEQKFADHMKKKSEASSEFAKKKSILEQRQYLPIFAVQQELLTIIRDNSIVIVVGETGSGKTTQLTQYLHEDGYTDYGMIGCTQPRRVAAMSVAKRVSEEMGGSLGEEVGYAIRFEDCTSENTLIKYMTDGILLRESLREADLDHYSAIIMDEAHERSLNTDVLFGLLREVVARRSDLKLIVTSATMDADKFAAFFGNVPIFHIPGRTFPVDILFSKTPQEDYVEAAVKQSLQVHLSGAPGDILIFMPGQEDIEVTSDQIVEHLEELENAPALAVLPIYSQLPSDLQAKIFQKAPDGVRKCIVATNIAETSLTVDGIMFVIDSGYCKLKVFNPRIGMDALQIYPISQANANQRSGRAGRTGPGQCFRLYTQSAYKNELLTTTVPEIQRTNLANVVLLLKSLGVQDLLQFHFMDPPPEDNMLNSMYQLWILGALDNTGGLTSTGRLMVEFPLDPALSKMLIVSCDMGCSSETLLIVSMLSVPAIFYRPKGREEESDQIREKFAVPESDHLTYLNVYLQWKNNNYSTIWCNDHFIHAKAMRKVREVRAQLKDIMVQQRMSLASCGTDWDIVRKCICAAYFHQAAKLKGIGEYVNVRTGMPCHLHPTSSLFGMGYTPDYIVYHELVMTTKEYMQCVTAVDGEWLAELGPMFYSVKQAGKSRQENRRRAKEEASAMEEEMALAEEQLRARRLEQEKRSPLGSVRSTRIYTPGRKEQGEPMTPRRTPARFGL, encoded by the exons ATGGAGGATTCGAGCGAGGACACCTCGATCCATCGGTTGGAGGGCACTGACCTGGATTCTCAGGTTGGTGGTCTCATTTGTAAGACCAAGAGCGCAGCTAATGAGCAGCACGTCTTCAAGGCTCCAGCTCCCCGCCCTTCCTTGCTCGGCCTAGACTTGCTGGCTTCTCTGAAACGGAGGGAgcgagaggagaaggaagaagcgGAGGACAAGAAGAAGTCCAGAGTCTCCTCCTACAAGGACTGGGAAGAGAGCAAGGATGACCAGAAGGACATGGAGGAGGATGGCAGTGAGCAGTCTGGCCGAAGTGGCCGGACTGACAG GCATTATCGATTGGCCCGAGTAGAGACCCCCTCGCATCCTGGTGGTGTGAGTGAAGAGTTTTGGGAGCGCAGTCggcagagagagcgagagcggcGGGAACACGGGGTCTATGCTTCCTCCAAAGAAGAAAAGGAGCGGAAGAAGGCGAGGTCGCGTGATCGAGATGGGGAGCGCAAGAGAGACAGAG ATGAGCGGGACAGAAGCCGCCACAGCAGCAGGTCAGAGCGGGAAGGTGGGTCAGAGCGCAGCAGCCGAAGAAGTGAGCCCGAGAGCCCGCGACATCGACCTAAAG ATGCCAGCACCCCGTCAAGGTCCacctgggaggaggaggagagcggCTACAGTTCCTCCCGGCGTTCGCAGTGGGAATCACCCTCACCAGCACCTTCCTATCGGGACTCAGAGCGGGGCCACCGGCCATCTAGCCGAGATAG GTCTGTGCGGAGTAAATACTCAGATGACACTCCCCTGCCAACCCCGTCCTATAAGTACAACGAGTGGGCTGATGACAGAAGGCACCTGGGCTCCACCCCGCGGCTATCCAGGGGTCGAG GACGACGTGAGGATGGTGAGGACGGGATTTCCTTTGACACCGAAGAGGAGCGACAGCAATGGGAGGATGATCAGAGG CAAGCTGACCGTGATTGGTACATGATGGATGAAGGTTACGATGAGTTCCACAATCCCCTGGCCTACTCCTCTGAGGACTATGTAAGGCGACGGGAGCAGCACTTGCATAAGCAGAAGCAGAAGCGCATTTCTGCCCAGCGGAGACAGATCAATGAG GATAATGAACGCTGGGAGACCAACCGCATGCTCACCAGTGGGGTGGTCCACCGGCTGGAGGTGGACGAGGACTTTGAGGAAGACAGTGCGGCCAAGGTGCATCTAATGGTGCACAATCTGGTGCCTCCCTTCCTGGATGGGCGCATTGTCTTCACCAAGCAG cCTGAGCCTGTGATTCCTGTCAAAGATGCCACCTCTGACCTGGCCATCATTGCTCGTAAAGGCAGCCAGACTGTGCGCAAGCACCGGGAACAGAAGGAGCGCAAGAAG GCTCAGCACAAACACTGGGAACTGGCTGGAACCAAGCTGGGAGACCTCATGGGtgtgaagaaagaggaggagcctGATAAAGCACTAACGGAAGACGGGAAGGTGGACTACAA AACGGAGCAGAAGTTCGCAGATCACATGAAGAAGAAGAGTGAGGCCAGTAGCGAGTTTGCCAAGAAGAAGTCTATCCTGGAGCAGCGGCAATACCTGCCCATCTTCGCAGTGCAGCAGGAGCTGCTCACCATTATCAG AGACAACAGCATCGTGATCGTGGTTGGTGAGACAGGGAGCGGGAAGACCACGCAGCTGACGCAGTACCTGCACGAGGACGGCTACACGGACTACGGCATGATCGGGTGCACACAACCACGACGTGTGGCTGCCATGTCCGTGGCCAAGAGAGTCAGTGAGGAGATGGGGGGCAGCCTTGGCGAGGAG GTGGGGTACGCCATCCGTTTCGAGGACTGCACGTCGGAAAACACCTTGATCAAGTACATGACAGATGGTATCTTGTTGCGGGAATCGCTTCGGGAGGCCGACCTGGACCACTATAGCGCCATCATCATGGACGAGGCCCATGAGCGCTCGCTCAACACTGACGTGCTCTTTGGGCTGCTACGTGAG GTGGTGGCTCGGCGCTCAGACCTGAAGCTCATCGTCACCTCGGCCACCATGGATGCTGATAAGTTTGCAGCCTTCTTTGGGAATGTCCCCATCTTCCACATTCCGGGCCGTACCTTCCCTGTGGACATTCTCTTTAGCAAG ACCCCGCAGGAGGACTACGTGGAGGCAGCAGTGAAACAGTCCTTGCAGGTACACCTGTCAGGCGCTCCTGGGGACATCCTTATCTTCATGCCTGGCCAGGAGGACATTGAG GTGACCTCGGACCAGATTGTGGAACACTTGGAAGAGCTGGAGAATGCGCCCGCCCTTGCTGTGCTGCCTATCTATTCCCAGTTGCCCTCTGACCTCCAGGCCAAAATTTTCCAGAAG GCTCCAGATGGCGTCCGCAAGTGCATCGTTGCCACCAATATTGCCGAGACGTCTCTGACGGTGGACGGCATCATGTTCGTGATCgactctggttattgtaaattaAAG GTCTTCAACCCCAGGATCGGCATGGACGCACTGCAGATCTACCCCATCAGTCAGGCCAATGCCAACCAGAGGTCAGGGCGAGCCGGCAGGACGGGCCCAGGTCAGTGCTTCAG GCTGTACACCCAGAGTGCCTACAAGAACGAGCTGCTCACCACGACAGTACCTGAGATCCAGCGGACCAACCTGGCCAATGTGGTGCTGCTGCTCAAGTCTTTGGGGGTGCAGGACCTACTGCAGTTCCACTTCATGGACCCACCACCCGAGGACAACATGCTCAACTCCATGTACCAGCTCTGGATCCTGGGTGCCCTGGACAACACAG GCGGCCTGACCTCGACGGGACGGCTGATGGTGGAATTCCCATTGGACCCAGCCCTGTCCAAGATGCTCATCGTCTCCTGCGACATGGGCTGCAGCTCTGAGACACTGCTCATCGTGTCCATGCTCTCAGTCCCTGCCATCTTCTACCGGCCCAAG GGCCGAGAGGAGGAGAGTGACCAGATCCGTGAAAAGTTTGCTGTGCCTGAGAGCGACCACCTGACCTACCTGAATGTCTACCTGCAATGGAAGAACAACAACTACTCCACCATCTGGTGTAATGACCACTTCATCCATGCCAAGGCCATGCGGAAG GTCAGGGAGGTGCGCGCGCAGCTGAAGGACATCATGGTGCAGCAGCGCATGAGCCTGGCCTCGTGTGGCACTGACTGGGACATCGTACGCAAGTGCATCTGTGCCGCATACTTCCACCAGGCTGCCAAACTCAAG GGGATTGGGGAGTATGTGAACGTCCGAACGGGGATGCCCTGCCACTTGCACCCCACTAGCTCCCTCTTTGGAATGGGTTATACCCCAGACTACATCGTGTATCACGAGCTGGTCATGACCACTAAG GAGTACATGCAGTGTGTGACCGCTGTGGATGGAGAGTGGCTTGCAGAGCTGGGGCCCATGTTCTACAGTGTGAAGCAGGCAGGAAAGTCACGGCAG GAGAACCGCCGACGGGCCAAGGAAGAGGCATCTGCCATGGAAGAGGAGATGGCGCTGGCCGAGGAGCAGCTACGAGCCCGGCGGCTGGAGCAGGAGAAGCGCAGCCCCCTGGGCAGTGTTCG GTCTACCAGGATCTATACTCCTGGCCGGAAAGAACAGGGGGAGCCAATGACCCCTCGCCGCACACCGGCCCGCTTTGGCCTCTGA